The Babylonia areolata isolate BAREFJ2019XMU chromosome 2, ASM4173473v1, whole genome shotgun sequence genome segment CAAGCTGTCCTGAAATGTATACCTGTTTCAAATAAACATCACACAAACTGAAATCTGACAGGTGTTTCAGAAAGCATCACAGCATCTTTCCAATTATTCCCTGGTATTGTTGACATAGTATCCATGACGACTAGTGTTGTACTGACCTTTCTTTCTGGCAGCCTCCACCATGGCATCATACTCCTGCTTGTGCTTCTCCAGTTCTTCTGGGGACTTGGACGGCAGGCCCCTGAAAACAGACGAACACTGATAGTGATAGACTGATACATACCTGTAACAATACACAATATACTATATAATTATACTATAGAGTCTGTATGTTTGTACACTACATGAGGCAGAACACACCTTCCCTTGACACATACACATGACAGGACAACACACTCTCCCTTAACACATTACATGTGGTAGGAGAACACACCTCTTTACACCTACACACAACAGGACATCCCTTcccactacacactacacatgaCAGGACACCCTTTCCCTTCAGACACTGCATATGTCAGGATAACATACTTTCCCTTCATAAACACTCTCTGTACACATGACAGGATAACATATTTTCCCTTCATGTGCTTCAAACGATAGGACAACACACTTCCCCTTTGTGAGCTACCTGTAACAGGAAAACACTCTTTCCATTCACACACGACATATAAAAGGACCACACACTTTCCATttacacacatgacatgacaggacaatACACTTTCCCTTCACACAGTACACATGACAGAACAATACAATTTCTCTCCACACACGACAGACATTTGAAACCTAATGCTGCATCAAAGGGCAATTCACATTCTTTTCATAGGACTTGAATGGATTCAATTCCATACAACACAAAAAGGCCTGAACAACTTCCCTGTGTGCAGTAacaccaccacactgcactggTCAAAGCCAAAGGCCAACAAAGAATGGATTCAATTCCATACAACACAAAAAGGCCTGAACAACTTCCCTGTGTGCAGAgcaacaccacactgcacaggTCAAAGCCAAAGGCCAACAAACATGACAACCACACTTTGCAGTTTGAGCAACAAAAGTGGCTTCCTTCACACACTCCGGAGACATGCTTACTCAGGCCTGTTTTCCAAAATCAGGGCAGTGGTTGACATGACCTCAGAGTTCTGTCCCTTAGCCTGGGCTGCTGCGATCTGATTGGCTCGTTGCTTGGCATAGTAATCTGAGGAGATCTGGGATGAGTCACGCGGCCCGCTGTCCTTGGGGGGTACTCGGCCAAACAGCTTCCAGCCAGGGGCGCTGTCCTCTTTGGACTTTCGAGAAAACAGTCCTCTGCAACAATCATAGTaattgtacaggtgtggtgtccTCTGCAACAATCATAGTCATTGTAAAGGTGTGGTGCTCTCTGTAACAATCATGGACATATATTGTACTCGTTGTGGTGTCTTTTGCAACTATCAAATataatgtacatgtgtatgtgtggtgtcctCTGCAACAATCATGGTCATATATTGTACACGTTGTGGTGTCTTCTGCAACTATCAAATATAATGTGCATGTGTAGTGTCTTTAGCAACAATCATAGTCATATGTTGTACAGCTGCGGTGTCCTCTGCAATAGTCAAATTGTACATGTATGGTGTCTGCTGCAACAAAATAGTCTTAAGGTACAAGTGTGGAGTCCTCTGCAATGATCAGTCATACattgtatgggtgtgtggtgtcCTCTGCAGCAATTATGTTCACATATTGTACAGGTATGGCGTCCTCTGCAAAAATCATAATCATACTAATATTGTACAGGCAAGGTGTCTACTGAAAAATCATAGCCATACAAACTATATTGTACAGGTGTAGTGTACTTATAAAAGTTAATCCTATGAAACAAAGTGTATACAAGGTAATGGATTTATCAGTTTATgtcatttcttgttcaaagatGAACATCTCTGTAGATGATATCTATCCTTCTCACACTTAACGGTGCTCATTatttgtctgttgtgtttgttttttaatgataaaataaaataataaaaaaagtttGCACCAAAGGCTACAAAATAAACAATGCAAACCCAAAGCAATCAAAATACACATGACTGAGAACTCTGCTGAAACATGATTCTTCTCTTCCAACAAcagtcagcacacaacacagcctcCAGCCAAGACCCCCTCATTCCCTTACCCCCAGTGCCCAACAGCTGTTTGTGTAAAGGTGAAGACTGGCAATCAAAGGACAACCTTTTCCTTCCCCACCATCTCATACACTGACATTTTCAGCAACTGGCCACCATCCTAtcagcctatctgtctgtctgtctctcagtatacAGAGATAAAGTGCACAATACATGCCCACAAACATAAGCATGGGTTCCAATGTTTGTATTATATAATTAATTTTGACATGAATGAATTGCAAGCAACTGTAATGTACAATGAATCACTAAATCCCTCTTTTGAGGTTGAGCTACCATGCATGTTTCACAGTGATGTGCTGTCAGCACTTTAGTTTCTCGAAGTCTAGATAATTATGTGTTATCATTTTTTCCCCTGTATGCCCatgcatcaccaccaccctctccccactgaCATGGGCAGAATGGCCTTGTCATAAAATGGTTTGaatgtgagctctctctctctctcaaaacatagCAGTTGACAGCTTTTGTAAGCTTAGGTGTACAAGCAGAATGCCCATGCATGCTGAAGCCACTGTAACAGGCCAAAGTCGCCCTATTTGTGCTAACATTACCACTGTCACATTTTCAAGGCATTTCTCTTTTCtaaagctttctttcttttttctgtttttcctgaCAACCTGGCCTATGTCTGTTTCTGccatccccccatccctacctGTTGAAGTTGTTCCCACACAACAAACAAGATAATCTGTACACATGAGATTTTTTCAATTTTGTATACATGTACTACCAACTATGTAAACTACAACAGAAAAAATAATAGCAAACGGTTTgcttcaagtacacacacacacacacacacacacacacacacacacacacagagtgacacacaaacatgcacacacacattcagagcacAAACATCCTGTTGAACCAGTAGTATCAAGAGTCCACAGTCTGAACCCACTTCCTTCCATCACCAGACCTCCTGCCTGTCACCCTTCCTGcttcacacccacacctctctcctcccaaCATCCTcctacacatacaggcacacactgaTTCAACACTTAACCAGTAAACATTGCTGACTTTCAAATGAACACCAACCGCCATGACAAAGTGGTCATCATCACCAACTGACTTCAGGTGTACACGAATTCAAACATTTTCAAACAGAGGCAAACTAGCCCTGGTGCTTTTCAGCCCAAGGCCTGCTCCTGTTCAGTGTACTGAGGGCTCAAATAGACAGACTGGCATCATATAACTGAGTGCCATCCACTTTAAGTTTATCAAGGATACATTATATAACTTAAGAAGTATTGCTCAAAATTCATGACCAACACTGAAAACGTCCATCTAGATGATACCACccaggcctggttgatgccaggacatatatatatatatatatataataaaaggaACCAGTTGCTATACCATGAAAAACATATTACTCCCATACagaaaaaagacaatgaaaaaaaacccaactattaaagcagacacacatgtatacatacaaatgGACACAAGGCAGTAGGAGCTGTGGAATCAGACATCAAGGCCCAAGGGCTTGTCAGGTCAGAAATGGCATTAGCTGGGGAGTACAGCAgcaaggagactgagagagagggaagccaacccaacacaacatcaCTGAATCATTTGCTCTGCTCTAGCCTGATTCTCTGCCCCTACCTTTCTTCACATACATAGCCCCTTCCCATCAACAGTAGTAAAATACAGTAGTAATTCAAACATTATAAATTTACAACCATGCTTTGGTGTTGTGTTTTAAAATTACATTCACAAATGTCAGACTATTTGTTTCATTCTAGTCTGTaacatcattattttgtttacaTTTAAGAAACACCTCACTGTACAATGTTGTCTCAATACTCATTATACTGTCATTCTATTTCATAAATAACATATATCACTTTTGCAAATTAGGGTAAATAATTTGAATATGGTTAACTAATTAATAATTCATGCCATAACCGCACAGTGTATTATGCGTGATCACAGAGTGCAATTTTCCACTTCTTTTAGTTTAACTTTAAGCTGAACAAAGCAGTTTTGTAATCCATGACATTTTTCTGTCATCCTAATTAGTCAGTAACTTAGCGTCTCCTTTTGCACTGGACAGTGTTGGTATTTGTTACAGGTCTCTGGACAATGTCAATGAAACTGCTGAAAtactcttcagtttcagtttcaaggagatctATGTCAAAAGTGTGCAGACCGATCCAAACACCACATCATCTAcctagaaaaaaggaaagaaaaggggggtggggcagagggggagTGGTGCAGATGCCTGATCCTCAtggttcagctcagctcagttcagttactcaagaaggtgtcacagtgttcagacaaatctatattcattacaccacatctgctaagcagatgcctgaccagcaatccAACCAAACGTACTTCAGcctaaagggggaaaaaaaggataagtcatcaaataaatgaataaataaattgaaaaaaaaagatgaaataaaataaaactaaaatatagtacaataaaaaaaaaagtaagcgaATAGATCTTTACAGAAATAAAATGACATGTAGAAAACAAAagaatcacaataataataaataaatgaaataagcaaataaatgtaaattaacacacagacacgcacacacaaatacatgtatacatgcatacactcagaGGCACAAcagggtgtcagtgtcagtttctcaaggaggtgtcgctgcgttcggacaaatccatatatatatgctacaccacatctgctaggcagacgcctcaCAGCAAcataatcaggccttgagtgcatgcttgtaatatataatttgtgtacctatcagaatggatctctttttgcataattttgccacaggacagtgtgccaagtgcatgctgcagacaggacctgtttatcatctcatccgaaaaactagatgctcattttgattttccagtcaaacttgggagaaagggcgagaacaggattcaaacccacaccctcatggaccctctgaattggcagctgagcatcttaaccattccgccatgCAACAAATATACAGTCtaacaaatgtacacaggcccaacGCTACACATAAAAAGTGCATGAGCCCTGACAcatgaagtaaacacacacattgacacacgtacacacgcatctccccatctcccacattacaacccccactccctccccccttcacatacacacacacattcctacctatctcagcttccatggcacatacatacccacacacacacataacccccctgccccccccccccccccccccccacacatgtaatgcatatataaacacacacacattccttggctcccacaatacagccatacagtgatacacacacctccaccaccaatacacacacacacacacacacacacgaacacattccTACATATCACAGCTCCCACaacgcgctcaaacacacacacacacacatgtatgcactcacacagAGTTCTCACATtataaacccaacgcacttaaaATTGTACTCTTAACAAAAATGTAACCAACTCTTCAGTGAAATATCGTTGCAGCAATACGTTCTGATTATCCATCATTAAGGAACATCAGTCTTACCGTAcaatcttctctctcactcccctttaCTTCTTCCCCTTGATCCACACACATCTCAATCTGTTATCAATCTGTTCACACTGATCGAAAGGACAGAGCAGTGAACTGGACCCATAGACCTCTTTCTGCCTATCTTGTATTGTGTGTAGTGTAGCAACATATTAATTATACATGTCTACAGTGTAACAAGTTTCCTCCCAGACCCTGCTGGTCCATCTCACTAGTTGTATCTGTCAACAGTCTGTTATCTACCAAATAAATTTCCTTGCTAAAATATATTATGCACAGGTCTGCCTGTGacaacggggaaaaaaagaagaaaagatctaCAGTCTACTgactgctctttctttctgtttagtGCACACCTTTACAGAGTGACTCCTTAAAACCAGCAACCTGGCTCATTAACCTGTGCAGTGCTGACTAAAAAAGAGAAGGTGGCAAACTCAGAGACTCTgagcagacaacagagagagtggCTGAGGCAGAGCCAACGAGTCAGTGTCAATGCAGAATAAAGGCGAGACAAAGCGGCAGAGAGACAGTGCAgactaacacacagagagacagagtggcagagaaatggtgcagacagtgacagactctGAGAGACTACAAAATAATACATCATTCTTTTAGTTTTATACTCAGTCACAtattacaattatatatataaatatatatcttaGAACTTTACAAATACACTAACTCCATTGTTCCTGTTTTCCATCTGCTTCTTAAGGTCTTTTTAATGTTATAGCACTTGCCACACTAAGTTAATCAAAATTCAAATGTAATTTGTCTTCTGTTCCAAATCACTTTATGAGATAATCATTAAGTTGATCTTGTTCTCATACAGCAACAGCCTTGCTCTCTAAACAAACAGTAACTGTGTAAGAGACTCAAAAagatgatggagagagatggagggtgccAGATCAATACACAGATCATGTGGTCTGgactgacagagagggatgaAAGCACACAGCAAGGTCATGGTCTCTGACTGCCAACGCCCagctgtcttgtcttctctctcctggcaccaccaccaccaccatcaccaccaccttgaGCCTGGTGTTTGCCATCAGGTTTATTGATCCTTCAGTTCATCATGTGACAACCATGCTGACAACTGCCCTATTGATCAGTGTACAGTGCCATGGACATGGCCCTGACCTACACCAGTCCTTCACAATTTTATTTTTAACTCACAGCTGATTATTTAGAGCTCTGAATCTGAGTTAAATGTCTAAGTAATTCTCTTTAGAGATGTTGATTTGACTGTGGAATTATTTGTTCAATTTGTTGTGCATGTTAGCTTGCGTGCATAacatgtgtgtacttgtgcatgtCACAATCAGACAATGTGTAAACAAGTGCGTGCGCATACATTTCATGTACATACCATATCTgtattttatatatgtgtgtgtgtgtgtgtgtgtgtgtgtgtgtgtgtgtgtgtgtgtgtgtacagtgtctgtgaataAGGCTTTGACATGGCCTTCACACACTTTTATAAAGTGTGATTCACTTTTTATTAGTGTGTGTAGTGAAATCTCATTATTTCATTTGATATTTCTGCATACAACTTAAGTTATATTTCTGCATACAACTTAAGTTTCTAAAACTGTAAAATTGGTCAGTGTAGGCTATAGTATACTAAAAGTACTTCTGAGGTAAATGAAGCATGTATAATTTGTTATGTTATTACAcacagatctaaaaaaaaaacaaactcacttGTAAATTATACATTctatattgacacacacacacactgacaaagcagACAATTAACTACATGAACAGACAGTATTACTATTAGATACACATTTCTGTGTAACAGTCTGCATCTCTGACTATCACTAAACACTATGGTACAAATATTGGACATTCATCTTTGGCCGATGTCCAATGCTATTAGATCAGTATCACTACAGTGGAACAGACATCAAACATACTTTGCCCCATCTCGCCACAGCAGTTCACTCCCATCAAGTGAggataaattttttttaaaagccctaAAAAGTGCAGTGCAGCAAAGTGCAATATAGAAGAGAAAGTCAAACAGAGGCGTTTAAAATCTAAACttacataaatgaaaaaaatcattGATTATGATCATGTACAATTTCAATATTTTAAAATGTTAacattattatatatgtatatgaaatgTAAgaccaaaaataacaaaaaaatgatcAAGCAGAGAATAATCTTAGATAAAAACTGAGATAAAGAGAAAGCAATCACAGTTTAAGAAAAGTACTCtctaaaaagatttttttctaaAATTGCAAATAAAAAAACTcaacttacatgcatacatacttttGTTAAATGTGTATCATTAAAATCTAAGCtccaaccaaagaaaaaaataataataaatttacacacacacacacacacacacacacacatgcacacgtgcaaacacacacacaagacagaaatCACAAAGACTCCTAGAGACAAGCAGCAACATTGCAATCTAATATTtgtaataattttctttttttttttatagaaaaaatatatatgaggCAAAAGTATATCTCCATTCGTTTaataatttattcattttagtATGAATTCACACATAAAAtgtaagaaacaaaaacaaaaaaaccctttgatactatgaaacaataaaacattttaGTGTACAACGGGCACAACaactgagtggttaaaacgtttgaCTGTCATTATATGAGGGTCACAGGtttgaatctcgataacggcgcctggtgagtaaagggtgcagatttttccaatctcacaagtcaacatatgttcagacctgttagtgcctgaaacccccttcatgtgtgtacacatgcagaaaatcaaacacgcacattaaagatcctctGATACATGTCggaattcggtgggttatggaaacaagaacatacccagcatggacccCCCCACAACATCCCACAACTGGAAATGGAATATGGCTGGCTACATAGTGGGCTaagtaaacaaaatggtcatgtaAAATGTTGCATGCCTGCATAagtacatgtgtgcatgactgtaaCCTgcttgaatgatacaggaaacaaatgatgagcgcccatatggcagccatcagttggctctacccaggtaggcagcctgttgtgcaaattactgtgtgtttgtaaagcacttagcgCTTGGTCTctaactgaggataggtgctatataactttccatatcatcatcatcatacaaaatTATCTGATTTCTACaatatgcaaacagaagaaaaTATCCTCCAATGAAAATAGTTTTCACTTTCAGCATACAAAATAACTTCTTTTATCCACACACATTCAGTTACCTGGACAAAAATCCAGTAAACCCTTTCTTCTTTGGTTTGGCCCCTCTGTCTTCAAAACCACTGTCCAAGGAGGAATTCCGGCTGGTTTCATAAGAGTTCCTACCATGCAAATTCACTTCAATGAAAGCGTTTTCATCACCTTCACACACCATCAGTCTGGTCTCTCCATGCtctacagagaaatctgttcctGTGCTGATGCTTGAAAGACTTGATGTATCATACAGTCGTGCTGCAGGATCTGCAGACAATGTGGCCGATGTGAAACTTTCCACACTGTTCAATGTGACCCTATCAGGTTCAGGTCTTAACCGGTCAAAGTCACTGCAGCTGGACCCAGTCCGAAACAGAGACACTGAACGTCCCTCAGCCCCAGAGCTTtgaaaacaggagtctgaccgaCTGACTGGCATCACATCTTTGTGGGAATCTGGTTCACCTGATAAACTGCATTGCATAGCAGACTCATCTCCATTCACAATCTGCTTGGTGGTGGGTAAATACAATAAAGGTAGAGATATGTTTTCCAAGACAGATGACAACCTATTGCTGGCCCCAACATCAACTGGCACATCTTCTGTCAGCAACACTGGAGACATGAGTAAACCAGCTTTGATACTACTAGTGGTACTGGTACTGCTGGTGTCTGAGTTTGTTCTTTCATGCATGGATTCAGACGGAGCACTGGACTCCgtgtgttcagtattctctcttcCGCCTGCGAGTGGTGCATCGTTTGACTCACTTTTACTGTCATCACAGTTCAGCGTGTCATCACTAGAGAGGGACAAAGTACTTTCTCGGCCGCTACCACTTGCACTGGGAGGATAGGCGTTTTCTTGTTCCCCCTCACCGTCCCCACTTACATCACTCCTCAGCGTGACTTTCTGGACCCGACACTTTAGTGCCTCAACATCTTCAAACCTGTCGATAAGTGGAACAGTTGGAACTGATTCTTGTGGTAGCCCTGGAAGAGGCTCTGTGCCGGTGTCTTCGCTCATCACTATCAGTCTCATTTTTCTGGACTTCCTATGGAAACGTTCGTATCTTGTGGATCAGCCCATTGTTGACACTCACACAAACCCACTCGCTTCTCAAGTCTTGACTGAAACATAatcactttcttctctctcaataAGGTGTGgtcgaaaaaaacccaacacagcaTAGATCTTAGAGTGAATTGGCCAATAATCCATTGAATTCATGCAGCCTTCATTTCTTCGAAACTAGAATGACTACCAATGGTATGAACAGAAAaacactgtcctactctccatgTCAGCCATTGCTCTGATGAGTATGCTAATAAGGGGGTGGTAGTTTAATCTCTGAATAATTGGGTGCTAATCGTTTCCTGCCTTAAGTTAATATAAGCGATAAATAATATGAAATATGGTCTATTATTTTCATTTGCCACCAGTTTAACTGGAAATCTTGCTCATTTAAGTCAAAACTATACAATTCCTAAATATACTCGTTTATGCCTATTGAGAGTAAAAGAAAGTAAACGCGGATACGGAAGAAGATTTGGAACTGAGCTTAGTGTCAATGAAATTTTAACAAATTTGGAAAGCTGATACTCTATTCTCATGTAGAATAAACTTTGGCAGTATGTTGACTTACAGAAAACATGTGTAAAATATTGTTATGAAGGCAATTGCAGCAAAAGGCAATGACAACGAACGCCATCTTTTCCAATGATTATGGCCATCATTTCTGCAGGGCATTGCTTCTGCCAGTTTTAGACTGTCTCACACAACTCGATGTGTCGCAAAACACTGGCAGCCGCCCGAGGAAAAAAGCAACGAGACCTATCATAATACCAACAAAGGATCGACACTAAATACGTAACGGGAACAATTTTAAACTATATAAGAGCACTTGAAAACCAGAAACTCCAATTCACAATGCAGTGAAACAGCCAACAGGCAGTCGGCTACAGCGTGAAACTTTATTTTTGCCAGTGAACCGTGCGGACTTATTTATTTGCGCTATTCCACACTcgcttttacttcttcttcaagtttttttttctttttttttctcccccgccccgagaataaaataaaaagaaatacgttaataaataaataaataatacataaatacataaaagacaactactactaataatgataatatttataaggcgcaaaaacttgctgaagtcaactgtaagcgtacaataataataataataataataataataacaataaataaatacataaataaaatagaataaaataaataaataaaaaagacaacagtgatgataaataagcaaataaatgtaaaacaggcagacacacattcacacatacacacacatatgcataacagatatgcaacaaacatgcagttttacaaatatgaaagcacaatcaaatacacata includes the following:
- the LOC143298108 gene encoding TBC1 domain family member 12-like, which produces MRLIVMSEDTGTEPLPGLPQESVPTVPLIDRFEDVEALKCRVQKVTLRSDVSGDGEGEQENAYPPSASGSGRESTLSLSSDDTLNCDDSKSESNDAPLAGGRENTEHTESSAPSESMHERTNSDTSSTSTTSSIKAGLLMSPVLLTEDVPVDVGASNRLSSVLENISLPLLYLPTTKQIVNGDESAMQCSLSGEPDSHKDVMPVSRSDSCFQSSGAEGRSVSLFRTGSSCSDFDRLRPEPDRVTLNSVESFTSATLSADPAARLYDTSSLSSISTGTDFSVEHGETRLMVCEGDENAFIEVNLHGRNSYETSRNSSLDSGFEDRGAKPKKKGFTGFLSRGLFSRKSKEDSAPGWKLFGRVPPKDSGPRDSSQISSDYYAKQRANQIAAAQAKGQNSEVMSTTALILENRPEGLPSKSPEELEKHKQEYDAMVEAARKKEQRDMKMKKRKLQQQRRQEDRMVAAAAMWNKDVLPNWETMKQTKKVRELWWMGLPTNVRGKVWQMAVGNDLNITKDLYEICRSRAEDRIRLIQECRDAPGSPETTTEPPSSKEASVKVIKLDVSRTFPQLCIFQKGGPYHDLMHNLLGAYACYRPDVGYVQGMSFIAAILLLNMDVADAFVCFANLLNRPCQVTFFRMDQDMMGAYYMTFEEFFRENLPELYKHFVTLNVTPNLYLMEWIFLLFSKSLPLDVACRVWDVYCRDGEEFLFQTALGILKLFEAPLLKMDFISVAQFLTKLPDDLCSDALFRSIDTVRMSIDKRRFPAVLATKKDFKADNS